The proteins below are encoded in one region of Clostridium estertheticum:
- the yihA gene encoding ribosome biogenesis GTP-binding protein YihA/YsxC produces MEIKQSEFIISAVKPAQYPTDNRVEYAFVGRSNVGKSSLINTITNRRKLVKVSGTPGKTRLINFFLINDSFYFVDLPGYGYAKVSKTEQAKWGKMMEDYLVRRPQLQKVALLVDCRRKPTKDDLLMYGWIKHFGYEVVIVATKKDKLNRAELVKNNKLIRETLNLEPSEEIINISSLKKIGVKDLLGNMFNDSSEGEPLTSNGNPIL; encoded by the coding sequence ATGGAGATAAAACAATCTGAATTTATAATATCGGCAGTAAAACCTGCTCAATACCCAACAGATAATAGAGTAGAATATGCTTTTGTTGGAAGATCAAATGTAGGTAAGTCATCTTTGATAAATACTATAACAAATAGAAGAAAATTAGTTAAAGTTAGTGGAACACCTGGCAAAACTAGACTTATAAATTTCTTTTTAATAAATGATAGTTTTTATTTTGTAGATTTGCCAGGTTACGGATATGCAAAAGTATCCAAAACTGAACAAGCTAAATGGGGAAAAATGATGGAGGACTATTTAGTTCGTAGGCCTCAACTACAAAAGGTAGCATTACTAGTGGACTGTAGACGTAAGCCAACTAAAGATGACCTTCTAATGTACGGATGGATTAAACATTTTGGATATGAAGTTGTAATAGTTGCAACCAAAAAAGATAAACTAAACAGAGCAGAACTAGTAAAGAATAATAAGTTAATAAGGGAAACTTTAAATCTAGAACCAAGTGAAGAGATTATAAATATCTCATCACTTAAAAAAATAGGTGTAAAAGATCTTTTAGGAAATATGTTTAACGACAGTTCAGAAGGAGAACCACTAACTTCTAATGGAAATCCAATACTATAA